A stretch of Gemmatimonas aurantiaca T-27 DNA encodes these proteins:
- a CDS encoding UDP-N-acetylglucosamine--N-acetylmuramyl-(pentapeptide) pyrophosphoryl-undecaprenol N-acetylglucosamine transferase, producing the protein MCRRDRAVVMVRERIFFAGGGTGGHLYPGLAIARAVVRLAPQVEPYFIGARRGIERDILPGTEFPHTLLELHPLYRRTPWNNWRTVVGAVSAWRAISSLARERAPRAVIGTGGYAAGVALAWGRMHGVPTMLHEPDSHPGLTTRAFAGGARAIYLGFPEAAQRLKIGSGAAVLPLGCPIEPPPVPPPARGAARAQWGLPEDALVVLVTGGSQGARAVNETVAAWIDLGLPDNVCLLWSTGRQQAAAWVDRESARVKVRPYLAPIADAYAAADIAVARAGAMSIAELCAWGIPALLVPLPTAAQDHQTYNARATAESGGAIHLPQRELTAARLDSEVRALLADPTRLAKMRAAMYARARPDAAHAIAQSILTQLNIATAADSPYFPS; encoded by the coding sequence GTGTGCCGTCGTGACCGTGCGGTGGTGATGGTCCGCGAGCGCATCTTTTTTGCTGGTGGGGGAACGGGCGGACACCTCTATCCCGGCCTCGCCATCGCCCGTGCCGTCGTGCGCCTGGCCCCGCAGGTGGAGCCGTATTTCATCGGTGCGCGTCGGGGCATCGAACGCGACATACTGCCCGGCACCGAGTTTCCGCACACCTTGCTGGAACTGCATCCCCTGTATCGTCGCACGCCGTGGAACAACTGGCGTACCGTGGTTGGTGCCGTCAGTGCATGGCGCGCCATTTCGTCGCTTGCGCGTGAACGCGCGCCTCGGGCCGTGATTGGTACCGGCGGCTATGCGGCAGGGGTGGCTCTGGCCTGGGGTCGTATGCATGGCGTCCCGACCATGTTGCACGAACCGGATAGTCATCCGGGGCTGACCACACGCGCCTTTGCCGGTGGTGCCCGTGCGATCTATCTCGGTTTCCCGGAAGCGGCACAGCGGCTGAAGATCGGGAGCGGCGCTGCGGTGTTGCCACTGGGTTGTCCCATCGAACCACCGCCCGTTCCTCCTCCGGCACGGGGGGCGGCGCGTGCACAGTGGGGATTGCCCGAAGACGCGCTTGTCGTGCTCGTGACCGGAGGCAGTCAGGGAGCGCGCGCGGTCAACGAAACCGTCGCGGCGTGGATCGATCTCGGGTTGCCCGACAACGTCTGCCTGCTCTGGTCGACGGGACGTCAACAGGCCGCTGCCTGGGTGGACCGCGAGAGCGCGCGTGTGAAGGTGCGTCCGTATCTCGCCCCGATTGCCGACGCCTATGCCGCCGCAGACATCGCCGTGGCACGCGCCGGCGCCATGTCGATCGCCGAGTTGTGTGCGTGGGGCATTCCCGCACTGCTGGTGCCACTGCCAACGGCCGCACAGGATCATCAGACCTACAACGCCCGTGCCACGGCGGAATCGGGTGGTGCCATCCATCTGCCGCAGCGGGAACTGACAGCCGCGCGCCTGGATAGTGAGGTGCGTGCCTTGCTGGCCGATCCCACGCGCCTCGCGAAGATGCGCGCGGCCATGTATGCCCGCGCCCGTCCCGATGCGGCGCACGCCATTGCGCAGTCGATTCTGACACAGTTGAACATCGCCACCGCGGCCGATTCGCCATATTTCCCGTCATGA
- the murC gene encoding UDP-N-acetylmuramate--L-alanine ligase — protein MTGHETGLPSETTGATAPDGDAHDIGTPASRRVVLATDDPRPVHFVGIAGAGMSALAELLVRRGVAVQGTDANPTGAPDLDALGVTVSPHDDTLVSRARALVYSSAIPATHPEMAAARAAGIPIIRRAEALADAVSGGTLIGVSGTHGKTTTTVMTTEALASAGRHPTGVVGGRVESWEGNLRLGGDTYVVEADEYDRSFLALDPTVAVVLNVEADHLDIYRDLDDITRTFEVYVSKAKTLVRCADDEGAMSLRVASSREIIAYSATVPGTLPAPRAVDARLLAADLVLDAAGSRFMVVFDGERLGEISLAVPGLHNVRNALAAIGSGLALGCTVAQMAPGLAGFRGVQRRFQRLGSAAGVEVVDDYAHHPTEVRATLAAARHAFPGRRIVLAFQPHLYSRTRDLQQEFADALRETDVLYLCDIYGARETPEPGVTSSLVADRIPGDVVRWQGPRTDVVPALLQGVAEGDVVLTMGAGDITKAGPALLDALRSTGRSSESR, from the coding sequence ATGACTGGCCACGAGACTGGACTCCCGAGTGAAACGACCGGTGCGACTGCGCCGGACGGCGATGCCCACGATATCGGCACCCCCGCGTCGCGCCGTGTCGTACTCGCCACCGACGACCCCCGGCCGGTGCATTTTGTCGGCATCGCCGGCGCCGGCATGAGTGCACTGGCGGAACTGCTCGTGCGACGGGGCGTGGCGGTGCAGGGTACCGATGCCAACCCTACCGGCGCCCCCGATCTCGACGCACTCGGCGTGACGGTTTCACCGCATGACGATACGCTGGTTTCGCGTGCCCGTGCCCTCGTGTACTCATCGGCCATTCCCGCTACACATCCGGAAATGGCGGCAGCACGCGCGGCAGGCATTCCCATCATCCGTCGCGCGGAAGCACTGGCCGATGCGGTGAGTGGTGGCACGCTCATTGGCGTGTCGGGCACGCACGGCAAGACGACCACCACGGTGATGACCACCGAGGCCCTGGCCAGTGCCGGTCGTCATCCCACTGGTGTGGTCGGTGGGCGTGTGGAGAGCTGGGAGGGCAATCTCCGGCTGGGTGGAGATACCTACGTGGTGGAAGCGGACGAGTATGATCGTTCGTTCCTCGCGCTCGATCCGACCGTGGCCGTGGTGCTGAATGTCGAAGCGGACCATCTCGACATCTATCGGGATCTGGACGACATCACCCGCACCTTCGAAGTCTACGTGTCGAAGGCCAAGACTCTGGTGCGCTGCGCCGATGACGAAGGCGCGATGTCACTCCGGGTGGCCAGCAGCCGCGAAATCATCGCGTATTCGGCCACCGTGCCCGGCACCCTTCCGGCACCACGTGCAGTCGATGCCCGTCTGCTGGCCGCCGATCTGGTGCTCGACGCCGCTGGATCGCGTTTCATGGTGGTATTCGACGGCGAACGTCTCGGGGAGATCTCGCTGGCGGTACCGGGGCTGCACAATGTGCGCAACGCGCTCGCGGCCATTGGCTCCGGACTCGCCCTCGGATGCACCGTGGCGCAGATGGCTCCGGGACTGGCCGGTTTCCGCGGTGTGCAGCGGCGCTTTCAGCGACTCGGCTCCGCCGCAGGTGTGGAAGTCGTCGATGACTACGCCCACCATCCGACCGAGGTGCGTGCCACATTGGCGGCGGCGCGTCATGCCTTCCCCGGCCGACGCATTGTGCTCGCGTTCCAGCCGCATCTGTACTCCCGCACGCGCGATCTGCAACAGGAGTTTGCCGATGCGCTTCGGGAAACCGATGTGCTCTATCTCTGCGACATCTATGGGGCGCGGGAAACACCGGAGCCTGGGGTGACGTCCTCGCTGGTTGCCGATCGCATCCCTGGTGATGTGGTACGGTGGCAAGGGCCGCGCACGGATGTGGTGCCGGCACTCCTGCAGGGTGTTGCCGAAGGGGATGTGGTGCTCACGATGGGCGCCGGCGACATCACCAAGGCCGGGCCGGCGCTGCTCGACGCGCTGCGGAGCACGGGACGGAGCAGCGAATCGCGCTGA
- a CDS encoding cell division protein FtsQ/DivIB, translated as MPAAGSASSDRSSDRSSADRSADRSAERTAERPTWLRWLRALALLLAVSAVVGSPWWGPRALAQLDFFHVRRVEFEGVRYTRAAELMAILDVDTLQSVWQPLEPLSQRVATHALVTAAEVTRRLPATLVVRVTEREPVALVQVRGRLQPTDGSGHALPIDPARVALDVPIASSADSTLMHILDGLRQSEPTLYARVTSAARAGQSELQFVLGDITVRTTPDVTVARLKDILPVETDLARNGLRAVELDLRFRDQVIARQP; from the coding sequence ATGCCTGCTGCGGGCTCTGCTTCGTCGGATCGTTCATCCGATCGTTCTTCCGCCGACCGTTCTGCCGATCGGTCCGCCGAGCGCACTGCGGAGCGCCCGACGTGGCTGCGTTGGCTGCGCGCGCTGGCCCTGTTGTTGGCCGTGTCTGCCGTCGTCGGTTCGCCGTGGTGGGGGCCCCGTGCGTTGGCGCAGCTCGACTTTTTTCACGTGCGCCGCGTGGAATTCGAGGGGGTGCGCTACACACGGGCCGCCGAATTGATGGCCATCCTCGACGTGGATACGCTGCAATCGGTCTGGCAGCCACTCGAGCCACTGTCTCAGCGGGTCGCGACGCACGCCCTGGTGACGGCGGCCGAGGTCACCAGGCGTTTGCCGGCCACGCTCGTGGTGCGGGTGACCGAACGGGAACCGGTGGCCCTGGTGCAGGTGCGTGGACGATTGCAGCCCACGGACGGCAGCGGTCATGCCTTGCCCATCGATCCCGCACGTGTCGCACTCGATGTGCCCATCGCCAGCAGTGCCGACAGCACCCTGATGCACATTCTCGACGGTCTCCGCCAGTCGGAGCCGACGCTGTATGCCCGGGTGACGTCCGCAGCACGGGCAGGGCAGAGCGAACTCCAGTTTGTGTTGGGAGATATCACGGTTCGGACAACTCCCGACGTGACCGTAGCCCGCCTCAAGGACATATTACCTGTGGAGACGGATCTCGCGCGGAACGGCCTGCGCGCGGTGGAACTCGATCTGCGTTTCCGTGACCAGGTGATCGCCAGACAGCCATGA
- the ftsA gene encoding cell division protein FtsA, protein MISEPVVVALDIGTAYTTALVAAVHGDLPRAPRLKVLGLGHTRTMGLRRGVVSDIEEATRSIRAAVEEAVRVSGVAPDAMYVGIAGEHVRAVGSSGVVAISGDEITRADVDRVNDVARAMAIPQDRELLHAIPQEYRVDKADGIRDPVGMIGTRLETEMYLVTIGSSPAMNLRKAIERAGYKTRELVLESLASALSVLTDEEKELGVVLVELGAGTTDLAIFHEGKIRHLGTIAFGGNNVTSDLVQGLGITQNDAEQLKEVYGCAYEPLVDPEQVIAMPASGSHGERHLSRELMTHIIHQRMDEIFDKVQREIQNAGFNGKLNGGLVLTGGGASLEGISELAADVFGLGVRVGVPGVKLDGLSESVSEPRFATVTGLALYGAHRLAQSGGIVTRRTGLSGGGVDKFANKVKTWFQDFF, encoded by the coding sequence ATGATTTCCGAACCCGTCGTCGTTGCACTCGATATTGGCACCGCGTACACCACCGCCCTCGTGGCGGCGGTGCATGGCGATCTGCCGCGGGCTCCGCGCCTCAAGGTGCTGGGGCTCGGCCACACCCGCACGATGGGGCTGCGTCGCGGTGTGGTGTCCGACATCGAAGAGGCGACGCGTTCCATCCGCGCCGCCGTGGAAGAAGCCGTACGGGTGTCGGGTGTGGCCCCCGACGCGATGTATGTGGGCATTGCCGGCGAACATGTGCGCGCCGTGGGCTCCTCGGGGGTCGTCGCCATCAGTGGTGATGAAATCACACGGGCCGATGTCGATCGCGTGAACGACGTGGCACGCGCCATGGCCATCCCGCAGGATCGCGAACTGCTGCACGCCATCCCGCAGGAGTATCGTGTCGACAAGGCCGATGGCATTCGTGATCCCGTGGGCATGATCGGCACGCGTCTCGAAACCGAGATGTATCTGGTCACCATCGGCAGCTCACCGGCGATGAACCTGCGCAAGGCCATCGAACGCGCCGGCTACAAGACGCGGGAACTGGTGCTGGAGTCGCTGGCCAGCGCGCTCTCCGTGCTGACCGACGAAGAGAAAGAGCTCGGTGTGGTGCTCGTGGAACTCGGTGCCGGCACCACCGACCTGGCGATTTTTCACGAAGGCAAGATTCGTCATCTCGGCACCATCGCGTTTGGCGGGAACAACGTCACCAGCGATCTCGTGCAGGGGTTGGGCATCACGCAGAACGACGCCGAACAGCTCAAGGAAGTGTACGGCTGCGCCTACGAGCCGCTGGTCGATCCGGAGCAGGTGATCGCGATGCCCGCGTCAGGATCTCATGGTGAACGTCATCTCTCGCGCGAGCTGATGACGCACATCATTCACCAGCGCATGGACGAGATCTTCGACAAGGTGCAGCGGGAGATCCAGAACGCCGGTTTCAACGGCAAGCTGAATGGCGGACTGGTACTCACCGGTGGTGGTGCCTCCCTCGAGGGCATCAGTGAGCTGGCGGCCGATGTGTTCGGGCTCGGTGTGCGTGTCGGTGTGCCGGGCGTGAAGCTCGATGGCCTGTCGGAATCGGTGTCCGAGCCGCGCTTCGCCACCGTCACCGGCCTCGCGTTGTATGGCGCGCATCGTCTGGCGCAAAGCGGTGGCATCGTCACGCGGCGCACCGGATTGAGCGGCGGCGGTGTCGACAAGTTTGCCAACAAGGTGAAGACCTGGTTCCAGGATTTCTTCTGA